The genomic stretch AAATTGTGGAGATTTCAAGCAAAAACCTTTTTAAAAATCCCCTGCAAATTAGTTTCCCGGAAGTTGGACCAATGGAAGTTTATCCAAATCGCGATTCTTTGGCTTATATCGATTTGTATAATTTGCCCAACGTAGAAACAATGTACCGCGGAACTTTTCGCTATAAAAACTGGTGCGAAACCATGGATGCCATAAAAGCACTGGGGATGGTAAACTACGAAAAAAAGGATTTTAAAGGGAAATCGTACAAAGAAGTTGTTGCCGAACAAATTGGAGTTTACCCGGCCAACGTAAAGGAAAAGGTTGCCGAACGACTTGGTTTGCAATTAGACAGCCCTGCAATTGTTGCCATGGACTGGCTGGGACTTTTCAGCAAGTTTAAAGTGCATTTAGAAGAAGGATCAACTTTTGACCTCACTTCTGATTTAATGCTTGAAAAAATGATGCTGCCCGAAGGAGCCCGCGACATGGTTATTATGTTACACTCCTTTTTAATTGAAACTGCTGACGGAAAAAAAGAAGTAATAAAATCGCGACTTTTGGATTTTGCAAACGAAGAAGATACATCGATTGCCAGAACCGTTGCGTTACCAGCAGCTATTGCAGTACAATTAATTTTGGAAGGAAAAATTACCGATACCGGCGTTCATATTCCAATCGCGAAGACCATTTACGAACCGGTTTTAAGCGAACTGAAAAAAATGGGCATCGCTATGGTTGAAGAATGGGGATTGCCTGAAAGTGAGAAATTGGGATAACATGAGAATGCTATTAGCGAATTTAACTTTATTCGCGGTAGCGTTTTTCGTTTTGTTTATAACGTTTCTCAAAGTTGTAATCATTTGAGTCGGCGTGCGCTTTAATCACTTTCTTTTTTGTTGTATCGGTGTCGTCGCTCAGGTACACTGCATCATTAGGAGGAGAAGTAATTTCAAGAATCCGGCCATACTCTGCCGGCAATTTTAACTGAGTTGCATCTTTCCATACTCCATGTCCAAAAACGGCTATTTCTTCGTCTTTCTCTAAAACGCCCTCGTTAAATCGAAGTGTTTTATTCATTCCCAAAAAGCCTTCACTTTCATGTCCTCTGCTATGAAGGTATTGTTCCAGATTTTCAGTGGCATCGTTCATAAAACCAACAGAATAATTTCGGTCTTGTACAATGTAGCTTTTCAAATTATTATCGTTTATATAGGCACAACTATCTTCTTCCCGTATTACAAACCGGCAAGAAAGCTCCTCTTTTACAAGTGTTTTCCAGTATGAACTTTTTCCCGACGAAACTTTTTGTTCAACATGAATATAATAATAGGCACATTCACGTTTCGATAGCGGAGCAATAAGCGCTGCATCAACAAATTCAACTTTCCCAACAATTTTTGCTACATCGCCGGCCTTGAACTCCACTATTCTTTTTTTCTCTGTCTTTTTTAGTTTCCGTTTAATAATAGCCTTTTTGCTAAAAAACCATTTAACAATAATAATTGATACGATTACTACAACAATAAAATAGAAGATCGGATTTTTCATTTTATGGGATATTGAATATTAGTTGCAAACATCGTACTCCGTTTTTTTCTTAATCGCACAATAAACATTTAAAACCGGGAGTACGATTAAACAATGCAAATCATAAAAATTTTGTCGGATTTAAAGGTCTCTAAAAATAATACCATAATTATAAATATGAAAATATTGCCACGCATTAATGTGAAAGTATTCTTTTACCAATCGCATGGCATTCGCATTTGAAATCTCAGTTCCTTGAAATTTATAGAAGATCACAAATAAATCGATCCTGCCACACAACAAATAAAATAAATACCGCCGCAAAGCTTTTCAAAAATTTGTATTTTGCAGCTTAAACAGTTCCAAAATGGATAACGCAAAAAAAATCTATATTTTTTTAATTCTGGTTACAGTAGTTGTGGTGTGTATATATGCGCAGTCCATAATCATACCCTTTATTCTGGCCATACTTTTCTGGTTTTTAATCCGGGTGATAAAAAAACTTCTGCTGAAAATTAAATACATCGGGAAACTTCCAAGATGGATACTTACCCTTTTTTCAACGCTGGTACTATTGGGATTTCTTGTTTTTGCAGGCACCATGATCTCAAATAACATTGCCGATCTGTCGAAAACGCTTCCGGCTTACCAGGCCAATGTAACTAAAATGACAACAGCTATCGATCAAAAATTCAACATCGACATTATGTCGCAGGTTGGCGATTTTGCGAAGGGATTAAACTTTGCAAGCCTTTTGTCATCGTTATTGTCAACGTTAACCAGCCTTTTTGGAAACACATTCACTGTTTTGTTGTATTTGCTGTTTTTACTTTTAGAGGAACCTATATTCCCGAAAAAAATAAAAGCCATGTACCCCGACCCAAAAAAATACGAACACATGAATGATTTGATCAGTAAAATAGACCACTCCATTGGAAACTATATTGCTCTGAAAACACTTACCAGTCTGGTTACCGGATTTGTAAGTTACTTTGCCTTATTGTTTATCGGCATCGACGCGCCGGTATTTTGGGCATTTTTAATTTTTATCCTGAATTTTATTCCAACAATCGGATCGCTAATTGCGACTCTGTTTCCGGCCATGTTTGCAATATTGCAGTTTGGTGAATTTACTCCCGGTATTTTAGTGCTGTCAATTGTAGGTGCCATCCAAATGATTGTTGGAAATATTATCGAACCCCGACTAATGGGAAACACCCTAAATATAAGCCCGCTTGTGGTTTTCCTTACACTTGCCATTTGGGGAGTTATTTGGGGAATTTCAGGAATGCTGCTAAGTGTTCCGATTACCGTAATTCTCATCATTATCATGTCGGAGTTTCCGGGCACACAGCCCTTTGCCATTTTATTAAGTCAAAGCGGCAAATTAAACAAGTAGTGAAACTACAGAAGCCAACAATCGTCAGAAAAAAGCTCGTTAAGTTTTTACAACTTTGACGGTGAGTTTGAAAACAGAAAGAATACTATGAAAAAATTAAGTACACTCGTACCCCAGCCACTGTTTAACTATTTCGAGGACATTTGTCAGGTACCACGCCCTTCGAAAAAAGAAGAAAAAATACGTGCCTTTTTGCTCGATTTTGCCGGCAAAAACAATTTGGAAAGCAAAACCGATGAAATTGGAAATGTACTAATTCTTAAGCCGGCTACTCCGGGAATGGAAACAGCACCAACTGTAATATTGCAAACGCACATGGATATGGTTTGCGAAAAAAATTCGGATAAAGTTTTTGATTTCGATAACGATGCCATCGATCCGCGAATTGTGGATGGTTGGGTAAAAGCAAATGGAACTACTTTAGGTGCCGACTGCGGAATTGGGATTGCAGCTCAAATGGCAGTTCTTACTTCAAACAATATAAAACACGGGGCTATTGAATGTTTGATAACCGTGGATGAAGAAACCGGGTTAAGCGGAGCATTCGCCTTACAACCCGGATTTCTAAGCGGAACGGTTTTGTTAAACCTTGACTCGGAAGACGAAGGAGAAATTTTTATAGGTTGCGCCGGCGGAGTTGATACCCTTGCCACATTCAACTATGTTTCGGAATCGGTTCCGGAAAATTCAGCAGCCTTAAAAATTAGCGTAGCCGGATTACTTGGAGGCCACTCGGGAGATGACATTCACAAAAACCGGGGAAATGCCAATAAAATTCTAAACCGTGTACTATGGAATGCGACCAAGAAATTTGGAGCTAAACTAGCCGATTTTAACGGAGGAAATTTAAGGAATGCCATTGCCCGCGAAGCTTTTGGAGTTATTACAATACCCGAATCAGTTAAGGACCAGGTAATTTCAGACATACAAACGCTGAGTAAAGCGATTCAGGTAGAATTTGAAATTTCGGAGCCGGGCTTACAAATTACATGCGAAACAATTGAATGTCCTGCGACTTGCATCGATTTGGATACGCAGCAAAAACTTGTAAACTCGATTTATGCCTGTCCGCATGGAGTATTGGAAATGAGTTCGCGCATGGAAGGAATGGTCGAGACATCAACCAACCTGGCCTCAGTAAAATTTATCGGCGACAATAAAATTCAGGTTACTACCAGCCAACGCAGCGAAATTGAGAGCAGAAAAAAATATGCTGCCGAAACCATTGAATCGGTTTTCACTTTGGCGGGTGCCGAAGTAAAACATTCGGATGGCTATCCGGGATGGGCACCAAATCCTAATTCCGAAGTATTAAAAACTACGGTTGATTCGTATAAAAAACTTTTTGGTGTTGAGCCTGTTGTTCGCTCGATCCATGCTGGATTGGAATGTGGACTTTTCCTCGAAAAATATCCAAAACTCGACATGGTATCATTCGGACCAACCATCCGCGGAGCACACTCTCCCGACGAACGTTTGGATATTGCCACTACCGGCAAATTCTGGAATCATCTGGTTGATGTTCTTGCAAATATTAGATAACAAAATCCAAAAGATATATTTAAAAAGAATCCGATTAATCTTATAGACTAATCGGATTCTCAACGTTGAACGTTACACTCTAAATCCTAAACTCTGAACTCTGAATCCTGAACTTTCTATTCTATCCACTCCATTTTTCCTGCCAGTTCGCCTCTGCCGGGCGAAGGATAATCCATCATAATTTCGCCCACATAAAAAAAGCCCAAACACTTTTGATCTTCTTTAATATCCAACAAATCGTCAAACAATTCGATAAATGCAGGAGTTGCCCAAA from uncultured Draconibacterium sp. encodes the following:
- a CDS encoding aminoacyl-histidine dipeptidase, which encodes MKKLSTLVPQPLFNYFEDICQVPRPSKKEEKIRAFLLDFAGKNNLESKTDEIGNVLILKPATPGMETAPTVILQTHMDMVCEKNSDKVFDFDNDAIDPRIVDGWVKANGTTLGADCGIGIAAQMAVLTSNNIKHGAIECLITVDEETGLSGAFALQPGFLSGTVLLNLDSEDEGEIFIGCAGGVDTLATFNYVSESVPENSAALKISVAGLLGGHSGDDIHKNRGNANKILNRVLWNATKKFGAKLADFNGGNLRNAIAREAFGVITIPESVKDQVISDIQTLSKAIQVEFEISEPGLQITCETIECPATCIDLDTQQKLVNSIYACPHGVLEMSSRMEGMVETSTNLASVKFIGDNKIQVTTSQRSEIESRKKYAAETIESVFTLAGAEVKHSDGYPGWAPNPNSEVLKTTVDSYKKLFGVEPVVRSIHAGLECGLFLEKYPKLDMVSFGPTIRGAHSPDERLDIATTGKFWNHLVDVLANIR
- a CDS encoding saccharopine dehydrogenase C-terminal domain-containing protein — translated: MIKVLLLGAGMVAKPIANYLLQNNIALTICSRTLSKAEKLINGHPNGKAFAWTIDDFDTLDKMIANHDLTVSLLPFAHHVTVAQLCIKHKKNMVTTSYVSDAMKELDTEAKEAGIIILNEIGLDPGFDHMTAMHIIDKVQSQGGKIKEFYSLCGALAAPEETDNPLKYKFSWSPKGVIMAGNNGAKFKKDGQIVEISSKNLFKNPLQISFPEVGPMEVYPNRDSLAYIDLYNLPNVETMYRGTFRYKNWCETMDAIKALGMVNYEKKDFKGKSYKEVVAEQIGVYPANVKEKVAERLGLQLDSPAIVAMDWLGLFSKFKVHLEEGSTFDLTSDLMLEKMMLPEGARDMVIMLHSFLIETADGKKEVIKSRLLDFANEEDTSIARTVALPAAIAVQLILEGKITDTGVHIPIAKTIYEPVLSELKKMGIAMVEEWGLPESEKLG
- a CDS encoding AI-2E family transporter; amino-acid sequence: MDNAKKIYIFLILVTVVVVCIYAQSIIIPFILAILFWFLIRVIKKLLLKIKYIGKLPRWILTLFSTLVLLGFLVFAGTMISNNIADLSKTLPAYQANVTKMTTAIDQKFNIDIMSQVGDFAKGLNFASLLSSLLSTLTSLFGNTFTVLLYLLFLLLEEPIFPKKIKAMYPDPKKYEHMNDLISKIDHSIGNYIALKTLTSLVTGFVSYFALLFIGIDAPVFWAFLIFILNFIPTIGSLIATLFPAMFAILQFGEFTPGILVLSIVGAIQMIVGNIIEPRLMGNTLNISPLVVFLTLAIWGVIWGISGMLLSVPITVILIIIMSEFPGTQPFAILLSQSGKLNK